In one Nocardioides sp. NBC_00368 genomic region, the following are encoded:
- a CDS encoding ABC transporter permease: MSTKGPENEPAETEPTETPEAGSTDTKTASDTDRVPEASRWHLALREITTGNALVAVLSVVLAMFFGSLMILFTDEDVRYGLSYFFARPSDTFYYAWEAISGAYVSLWRGAVYNDLGGTFVQQIKPITETLKFAAPLTLAGLGIGLTFRAGLFNIGGRGQMLLGGAAAAFVAVRLDLPMIVHLPLAILVGALVAALWGGIAGLLKALTGAHEVIVTIMLNYVGYYLVFYALTRKSLLQAPGSGNPKSSPMPESAILPDLLGPQFNLHAGFLLAVLATFLVWWILNRSSLGYRFRAVGENPSAARAAGINVGGTYFSAFLISGALVGMAGVNQVLGSVTDGATSGLDAGIGFDAITVALLGRSRPFGILAAGILFGAFKSGGFFMQASEGIPVDIVLVIQSLIVLFLAAPPLVKAIFRLPTKEA, translated from the coding sequence GTGAGCACGAAGGGGCCGGAGAACGAGCCGGCCGAGACGGAACCCACGGAGACGCCCGAGGCGGGGTCGACCGACACGAAGACGGCCTCCGACACCGACCGGGTGCCCGAGGCCAGCCGCTGGCACCTGGCGCTGCGGGAGATCACCACGGGCAACGCCCTCGTCGCGGTGCTCTCGGTGGTGCTCGCGATGTTCTTCGGGTCGCTGATGATCCTCTTCACCGACGAGGACGTCCGCTACGGGCTCTCCTACTTCTTCGCCCGCCCCTCCGACACGTTCTACTACGCGTGGGAGGCCATCTCCGGGGCGTACGTCTCGCTGTGGCGAGGTGCGGTCTACAACGACCTGGGCGGCACGTTCGTCCAGCAGATCAAGCCGATCACCGAGACGCTGAAGTTCGCCGCGCCGCTGACGCTGGCCGGGCTCGGCATCGGCCTGACCTTCCGGGCCGGTCTCTTCAACATCGGCGGGCGTGGCCAGATGCTGCTCGGTGGCGCAGCGGCCGCGTTCGTCGCAGTCAGGCTCGACCTGCCGATGATCGTGCACCTGCCGCTGGCGATCCTCGTCGGCGCGCTGGTTGCGGCCCTGTGGGGCGGCATCGCCGGCCTCCTCAAGGCCCTCACCGGTGCCCACGAGGTGATCGTGACGATCATGCTCAACTACGTCGGCTACTACCTGGTCTTCTACGCACTGACGCGCAAGTCGCTGCTCCAGGCACCGGGCTCGGGCAACCCGAAGTCGTCGCCGATGCCGGAGTCGGCGATCCTGCCGGACCTGCTCGGCCCGCAGTTCAACCTGCACGCCGGGTTCCTGCTCGCGGTGCTGGCGACGTTCCTGGTCTGGTGGATCCTCAACCGCTCCTCGCTGGGCTACCGGTTCCGGGCGGTGGGTGAGAACCCGTCGGCCGCACGGGCGGCGGGCATCAACGTCGGGGGCACCTACTTCAGCGCGTTCCTGATCTCCGGCGCCCTGGTCGGGATGGCCGGGGTCAACCAGGTGCTCGGCTCGGTGACCGACGGCGCGACCAGCGGTCTCGACGCCGGGATCGGCTTCGACGCGATCACCGTCGCACTGCTGGGCCGCTCGCGTCCCTTCGGCATCCTGGCCGCCGGCATCCTGTTCGGCGCGTTCAAGTCCGGCGGCTTCTTCATGCAGGCCTCCGAGGGCATTCCGGTCGACATCGTGCTGGTCATCCAGTCCCTGATCGTGCTCTTCCTCGCCGCACCGCCCCTGGTGAAGGCGATC